A window of Drosophila santomea strain STO CAGO 1482 chromosome X, Prin_Dsan_1.1, whole genome shotgun sequence genomic DNA:
CTTTGGAGGCAAATGGATCTGGgaatgtaatttaaaaataagatTTATTGGATGGTTAAAGAGAGTAATGCCCGCCCTTTAATAAAACTATGGgggtttgtttttttaaattatttaaacctATTTATTCGAGAATACTTCGAATACGCGTGTGTATATATTGTATGGTACTAAAATCTCATTTGATATTACTAggataaataaaattgtgatTTGCTTCTGTTGTCTCTTAGTTAATTTACACAGTTTAGAAGACGCTTCTTacgttttaaaatattcattacgATACTactttgtttaaatatttcgttCTTTTTCGGATGAGTTtctttttgcttgttttgtaGGTTGCGtcgtgtgtttttgttttccgtCTGATTCTCCTGGAAGCGCACTTTTGTTACGATTCTTGTGATTATTAATCTCGCTCTGGCTCtaaattgttttgtattttcgtCTCACTTTTGTTAACTATTTCACAATTTGTTTGAATGCTCGCCCAAATCCAAAGGAAGCCGACGGACCTTGATAAGCGGTCTTGGATTTTGCTTAAGTTTAATTTCGCATTAATGAGTTAGCTGCCGAGCCGGATGCTCTGCGAAATTGTGCTAAATGAACTTAGGCTTAAATGAAGCTTTCCCCAACTGGGCCCTGGGTTCTTGTTTCCGTATGCTATATTGCCATGGCTATAGCTACGTGTCGTATGCTGTTATAGTTAATCGGCCTGCTCGAGTTATATATTTACAGATAGGATTACATGGATGTACGATAGGTTAAAGTTACGATTACAGGACGAAGTCGCGCGATATTTTCGAGAACCTAACTCGCCTCGAAGTGTATTACAGATTCAGTCGTTCGCGAACAGTGCGTTTCGTGGCCATTAGGCAATTACAATGTCAATGGCCACGCACCGTGCAGTTATTATGTTTGTGGGTGTATTTCGCATTGAGTGGCTTAAACATAGGTGCTTGTTAGATGCTTAGTAACTTAGTTAATTGCTGTTAATTATCGGCTTAAGTTGCTGGGCTTTCCGGTTCGGTCTATCAGTTTGATGGCAAttggctgctgcagttgtAGTTCTtgcgtataaatatataattagtACATAGAATACTTTATGAAATACTTAGTTCTGGAATGCTTCTACTCGCTCACATCGATTTTCGTGGGACGGGGAGGAATGTATACAATTCTTACATGAATAATCAGATTGTAATGCTGTCTGTGTCTGGGGAGAAGAACTCGAAATTGGCACTGAAATGTTAAGCAtttgttattaattataaGTACCTCTCTacccctctctttctggccCTTCCTATCTCTTTCTCTGTCTATTTAAACTTACTCACAAATCATTGGGAAGTCGAAGGAAGTGTTTGACAATTTGCTTAGAACTAATGTTGCATTCATGGGCGttgttaaatactttttgcGTTTAAGTACGACTACAGGTAAGTGGATTCGAAtagaattcaattaaattaaggTTAGCGTCGTTAATTAATAtctaaaacaaaataatacatGAGACCCTGTTCGCGGTTTCGATTCAGACAAAATTAGAGTTACAAATATGATATTTGTAAGATTGCTGCATTACTCATTTGACAGTGAAATAGTTTCGGTTTCTGCGCGAAAACTGTGTCATTTCAGTTAGCTGACAGTGCTTTTCAACTGAATCAAATTGCAAATAGGACTGAACATCGTGGAGTCTAAAACTAAGATTAGGAAAGCTAACTAAGCAGCCTAAGTTGCTGGCAATTTAAAGACGTTACAGTTGCAGTTAcagtttcaatttcagttaCATGTTAAACTATTTGACATAgcgaccacgcccacggcCACGTCCGCGCCCCCTACCGCGGCTCTTGGCCTTGGTGCagtccttgtccttgtccctCTCCCAATCCCTATCTCACAGACTGCTACGCCCCGAACGCCCAACAGCGCCGACGGCACCATTGGGTCGATTGTGGCGACGCTTGTGCAGATAGAGGCCGGCCGCCTGGGCGAACGCCGATCCGCATATCTGGCAGACGTAGCGCTTGATTTTGTCGTGGATCTGCTTGTGGTTCTGCAGATTCTTTGTCGACTTGAATGTCTTGCCGCAAATATCGCACTTAAACTCCTCGTTGCTGTAGTGCTGCTTCAGGTGCTCGAACAGGCTGTTGCGCGCCACAAACGATTTATTGCACTGCGGATAGTCGCATTTATAGCACCGCTCCCGCTCATCCTGGTGGACAATTCGATGCGCATTGAGGTGGCCCGGCGTGGCGAAACTGCGGCGGCACACATCGCATCCATACGGCTTGGCAATGTCACTgcctcctccaccacctccgCCCATTTGATCATCATCGTCGACCACGTCATCGGCTGTTTTAGCAGCGTGCGTCCTTCTTCGAcggctgccgctgcctctgGATTCCTCGCCCTCAACTCCGATCTCGTCATCTCCTATACCGCCTTCCATGATGCTGTGATTCAGCGCCAGCGAGGGCAGGAACAGCTCCTCGTTGTGGCGCCGCAGGTGCTCATCGTAGTTGGCCTTCTCCCGGAAGCTGGCCGTGCACAATTCGCAGTTGAACTTAATGTCGGTTACGCCACCCAAATGCAGCTGCTTGTGGCTGTCGAACTCCTCGGCATTGTGGAACTGTATGCTACAGATATTGCAATAGTAACCGCCACCCAAACTGGGCTGGTGGGTGAGCATGTGGAGGTCCAGTTCCCTGAGTGTTTGCACTATTTCCGGACAGTGTGCGCACTTGAACGGCGGAATGTCGTCGTCCATAAAGTGCATTTGATCGTAATACAGATAATTCGCAATGAATTTCTTGCCCAGCCGCTCGCTATTAAGACGTTCCATCTTCTGCTTTGAGTAGTCGAATCGCAGCTGCGAAATGCGCTTCGAGATCTGGATGGTGGTCACATCGATTAGCTGCTGCAGTTCAATGGCCATCTGGTGGAGTCCCTCGCCGCGTCGCTCCTTGCTGCGGTAATCGGGATCGAAGCGGTTGTAAAAGCACTGGTACCGCTTCACCATGCTCAGCAGCTTGGCAGTTGACGTATCGTTCCAAATGGCCGAGAAGCGGCGGCGATATGAGGTTTCCTGTCGGAAGGAGGAGAGTTATTGATTGGCATTTGGATATCGCCCACAAAACTACCAATTTCTCATGCACTGAACAACTCTGATTAGGCATTTATGAGTTGCATTGTGAGGTGGGTAGAGAAGATTCTATTACTGCGCATATGCAGCAGAAGTTGggtttaaaaattaattagtGGCGAAGAAAATCGGCCCTTACATTTCCAAGAATTTTAAATCGATGTTAAACTAAACGGATGATTTTGTACCCATCACCCTTACCACGACGTCAGATAAATGGATTTCTCTACTCAAGTCGCCCCCCTGTTTACGTTAATTAATCCGCTGTCTAGCTTTCGTTTCAATCCACCCCCATTTGGGAGAAGCGGACGCATAGTATCGAATTCAAGGGAGGACCACTAACCTTAACAACAGCATCGGACATCTTATCGTTGTAGCTGTATACCTCATTGAGGAAATGCAGCTCCTTGAAGTACCACAGCGTACTGATGTTGGTCTTCTCCAGGGCCATGCGATTGCACTCCCGCTTGTACACCGTCCGCAGGTTGTCCCACTTGCGGGTGATTGCATCCTTGGCCAGCGAGATGTTAAACCGGCTCTTAAACTCCAGCACAATCCAGTCGAGGAAGCGGGCACGCTTCACCCGATCCCGGAACTGTGCATTGCCGTGGTCCCACAGAAAGGGGTTGCGCTGATACGAGTGGATGAGAAACTGGATCATCTTGCGGTCCTTGATGTGCATCGTAACCTCCCGGTCGCGCTAAGGGGTGggaaaataacaaaatcattACAAATAGGTATATGGAAATTAGTGAAAATTAAGGGTGAAATAAATGAAGCTTTTAAATCAAAGGATGAAAATTTgtcacaaaaaatatatatatatatatgtatgtatatagtatgAAAATGGAGCTTACTCCCAGCAGGGACTCCTCCACCATCTCATCATAGCTGAGAAAGTCCGATTCGGGTCCAAAGCCACTGTGGTTAACGCCGTCGAATCCGGCAAAGTCCATGTACTCCCCGGAATTGTCGTCCATATAGCTGTGATCCGGATCACCGTAGTCGTCCATGGAGGAATCGCCGTCGCCGGCGATGAGAACCTCGCTAGACATGTCCCTCTGGCGCTGCTTTGTGACCTTTTTGCGCGCTCGCGTCTTCG
This region includes:
- the LOC120455144 gene encoding putative zinc finger protein 840 produces the protein MSVLAYPRTNDEEIFRHCTKDCGMVTATEDFQYFALRCIFCSEKFLYFDSFIGHMQTVHLGDQSVANTAAASRHSFNLGEPMSLSGRNGDLLNFHEIEDLTDADTALLEPQMVIKQELQDLPCSDDDVVADDDDDDEHRLHDSEAGEDEDEAILPESDVPVVSSKTRARKKVTKQRQRDMSSEVLIAGDGDSSMDDYGDPDHSYMDDNSGEYMDFAGFDGVNHSGFGPESDFLSYDEMVEESLLGRDREVTMHIKDRKMIQFLIHSYQRNPFLWDHGNAQFRDRVKRARFLDWIVLEFKSRFNISLAKDAITRKWDNLRTVYKRECNRMALEKTNISTLWYFKELHFLNEVYSYNDKMSDAVVKETSYRRRFSAIWNDTSTAKLLSMVKRYQCFYNRFDPDYRSKERRGEGLHQMAIELQQLIDVTTIQISKRISQLRFDYSKQKMERLNSERLGKKFIANYLYYDQMHFMDDDIPPFKCAHCPEIVQTLRELDLHMLTHQPSLGGGYYCNICSIQFHNAEEFDSHKQLHLGGVTDIKFNCELCTASFREKANYDEHLRRHNEELFLPSLALNHSIMEGGIGDDEIGVEGEESRGSGSRRRRTHAAKTADDVVDDDDQMGGGGGGGSDIAKPYGCDVCRRSFATPGHLNAHRIVHQDERERCYKCDYPQCNKSFVARNSLFEHLKQHYSNEEFKCDICGKTFKSTKNLQNHKQIHDKIKRYVCQICGSAFAQAAGLYLHKRRHNRPNGAVGAVGRSGRSSL